The DNA window ATTTTAAGAGACCTCCAAACATCAGTAACTAAccatttcttttgctttttaaaaagaaatcaccatcaacataaacataaacatagaTACGGACTACCTGGTCTGGATATCATTTATGCAACAGAAGGAAGTACCTATGGGTGGAGATAGTGCCGCTGTCATACTATTATAGTTAAAATTATCTCCATATGACCGGTGATTTGATCTCTGAGAAGGATTGCTTGATATACACTGTGACCTTTGAGATACCGTAGAAGAAATGCCTGCCAACATCTGTCCCAACATCTGCAACATCTGGAGCTCTCTAGCATGCTCGGCATCTCGCCGTTTGTCTTCAATTTTAAGCCGCTGCTCTTCATATTTGTAGAACTTCTCTTCTGTCTCCAcgctttgttgcagaaacttttcCATCATTTTGTCCAAGGTTAAGTTGGCATGGCGCTTTTTTGATCTTTTAGCCTGAGATAGTAAGGGTGATGCATTGGTGTGAGCATTAATTCGCTTGAAACCTAAAAGAAAagtaaatgtggggtttttttgtattgttgaatggCTTTAAAAATCATTACAACACTTTGTTTACTTATCGTAACctaccctgagactgtggtatagGGCAGGTAATAAAAGTAAATAGAAAGATGAATACTTATGTCATTTTTATGCAACCTTTCTTCAAACAGTTAATAGTGTGCTTCAAGTCACATTTTGATTCACTAACTACtacttataaataaatacatgagggCTAGTTTGAACCATGCAATTTAAGTGATGTTTTCATAACCAATATATTTACTTCTTcattttacatcctgcttttcttcctaagGAGGATCCCAAGTATCATTCTCACAAGCCTGTGAGGTTGGGAAGGGGTGAGTATGTGAGTGTGGTCCCTGGTCGCATAGCAAGATTCCTTGACAGAGTGGAGAGTTGAATGTGGGTtgcccagatccttgtctgacctGATAGCTATTAAACTAAATTATACTGGATAGTTGTATTAAATTATATTGGACATACTAATTATAGTGGATAGTTGTACTAAAAAGTAGAAATAAATGAATCCAAGAATTTAAAATTTCTAACAATATAGGGGACGTTTCCAAGTAAAATGCTTTGAAAGAAAAGATCATGTTTCTTTGatctgttaaaatattttaacagctCAGTTTGATTTGTGTATTGCAAACAATTACCTAGTTCAACACACTAATCCTCTGCTTCCAGATCTGCATTACAAAGGAATCCAACTGTAAACATTTCCTCTTTGAATTTTTTGTGTgtaaaaataatctttttaaagTGTAGGTCAAGTGGCTAAGGATGTCACTTTTCAAATCCAGAATGCACATCTATACAGAATACATACACATGTGCAGACTAATctgattaaaacaaaaatcaaCGATCAGGGAAGAATGTGCAAGAGATTTTTTGCTCTCTTAGAATCTTTCCCCCAAAATAGGATGCACACACCTGGGTGGGCAGACGTCTATATTTACATGTTTAAGATGCTTGCTCTACTATTGGTTTGTATATGAGAAAATAAAGATTATCTGTTAAAAAGGCCTCGAGATTTATAAACATTAAGCAGCAAAGATTTTTGTTTCtccctaatggaatttctaatctTTTTCTATATGTCAGGCTGCATGCTTAAAAATGCAGACAAAGAAACACTGGAATGTGGGCAGCTGAGATAAAAATTTTCTCTTGAATCAGGTTAAGTAAAATAGGAAACCTGCTCTTCTTAGGAGTAAAGACTGGCAAGACATAATGGCTGGATTGCCAGGCTAGGACCTAGGAGACCCAGGGttaaattccccactcttccatgaaacgtactgggtgaccttgggacagtcactcaTACCCAGCCTGGATTActtcaaaggattgttgtgaggataaagtaaaTGAGAAAATGTTGGATGCTGCTAATGGTCCCTGTTGGGGGGTGGGTAAAAATATCCTAATTATGAAGGTTTGCAAATTTGTCAAGTATGCAGTGGGGCAAAGGACTTGTTCGAGCAAGAATCTTGCCACCTCAGAACATCAAAGAGTTCTTCAGTTTCCAATTCTTCACACATGCAGTTAAAATTTACATGACACCCTCCATAAGCAAGCATTTTTATATCTGATGAAGGCGTAAACCAATGCTCATGTGTGTAGATGTAAAGAGATGTGAGAGGTTCCCATGCCTGGGTGAAAAGATTTTTCCCCAACTTCAGGTCCAGAATAAATTGAGAGATTAATGTCTGCAGAACTCCGGATTGGTGTTGTTGGGACAACCATACATAAACCAGGTTTTAAATGTGCTAACAATTAATACCTAACTGGCCTATTCAAAACATTTGTTTCTATAGGCTGAAGTGGAAGGAACAGATATTAGAATGAGTAGAAGTACAGTCAAAACATATTGGGCAATATTAAAGGGAACTCTGCTCAATACAAAGGGACACCAAAACCTCTCAGGATGAGGATTTATTTCAGTATCACTtgcaattcaaaacaaagaaatgtcTAGCCTTTTATCTAGacaggaggggaggagagaataAGGCTTCTGCAGTAGAGCCAACATCCTTGCTTGCAGGGGCatctcaagattttaaaaaacatctccGCAAGAGCATCTTTTGAAGCTGGAGATTTGATTTTGCCTGGACACAAAGGTGCAACTCAAGGGAGCCTGTTTGGTGGGAGAAGAAGCTACCTCCAATGCATCAACTCACCATCGGCAGGCGGCAGCGGGATGGCGAAGGGGGGACACTCCACTTTGATGCCGTGCTGGGCGTAAGAGGAGCATTCCCCGGAGTCGGGGTGGTGGAAGCCCCCTCGCCGGGGGGACCCGAGCTCgcccccatcctcctcctcctcctcttcgtccgGCTCCTCCAGGTCCGCCTCGAGGGCGCACGGCCGGAGGCGGCCATCTGCTCCGGCTGCGGGGCTGAGAGGCCGCTCGGCCGGCGTGCCGCGCCCGTCCAGGCCGCCGCCCCCCGCACGCCTGCAGCTGAGGACTCGGTCCATCTCGTCGTAGTACTTGCAGGCCTTGCGGGCGTGCCCGTTCTTGGGGAGCCCTTCGCGGGCCTGGTAGTACTGGCGCTTGAGGCCCTTGATGCGGATGCGGCACTGCTCCGGGGTGCGCTCGAAGCCCAGCCCGGCCAGGCGGCAGGCCACGTCCCGGTACACATGGCTGTTGCGGAAGTTGCCGTCCAGCGCGCTCTGCACGTCGGCCTCCCCCCAGATCTCCAGCAGCGCCCGCGTCTCCAGCTCCGACCACAGGAAGCCCCGCGTCGTCGTCGTGGAGATCATCCTCCccgggttggggggcgggggccgcCGAAATGG is part of the Sphaerodactylus townsendi isolate TG3544 linkage group LG04, MPM_Stown_v2.3, whole genome shotgun sequence genome and encodes:
- the NAXD gene encoding ATP-dependent (S)-NAD(P)H-hydrate dehydratase isoform X1, encoding MISTTTTRGFLWSELETRALLEIWGEADVQSALDGNFRNSHVYRDVACRLAGLGFERTPEQCRIRIKGLKRQYYQAREGLPKNGHARKACKYYDEMDRVLSCRRAGGGGLDGRGTPAERPLSPAAGADGRLRPCALEADLEEPDEEEEEEDGGELGSPRRGGFHHPDSGECSSYAQHGIKVECPPFAIPLPPADGFKRINAHTNASPLLSQAKRSKKRHANLTLDKMMEKFLQQSVETEEKFYKYEEQRLKIEDKRRDAEHARELQMLQMLGQMLAGISSTVSQRSQCISSNPSQRSNHRSYGDNFNYNSMTAALSPPIVLERSFSVHKSHSVKEMENIFQLVRNVIPPLTAKKHKGQDGRIGIVGGCQEYTGAPYFAAISALKVGADLSHVFCTKDAATVIKSYSPELIVHPVLDSRDAVQEVEKWLPRLHSVVIGPGLGRDDILLENAKGIIEKSKVKGIPVVIDADGLWLIAQQPSLIQGYPRAILTPNAMEFSRLYEAVLRDPVDSNDHHGCVLRLSQALGNLTIVQKGERDLISDGEKVLVCSHEGSSRRCGGQGDLLSGSLGVLAHWAFLAGPEKTNGQNPFLVAAFGACSLTRQCNNQAFQKFGRSMTASDMVLEIGAAFNKLFET